A single window of Lathamus discolor isolate bLatDis1 chromosome 20, bLatDis1.hap1, whole genome shotgun sequence DNA harbors:
- the LOC136023873 gene encoding feather keratin Cos1-1/Cos1-3/Cos2-1-like: protein MSCCNPCVPCQPCGPTPLANSCNECCVRQCQSSTVVIEPSPVVVTLPGPILSSFPQNTVVGSSTSAAVGSILSAEGVPINSGGFDLSCITNRYRCRPC from the coding sequence ATGTCCTGCTGCAACCCGTGCgtgccctgccagccctgcggcCCGACCccgctggccaacagctgcaatGAGTGCTGTGTCAGGCAGTGCCAGAGCTCCACCGTCGTCATTGAGCCTTCCCCcgtggtggtgaccctgcccggccccatcctcagctccttccctcaGAACACCGTTGTGGGCTCCTCCACCTCCGCTGCCgttggcagcatcctcagcGCCGAGGGAGTGCCCATCAACTCCGGGGGCTTCGACCTCTCCTGCATCACCAACCGCTACCGCTGCAGACCCTGCtaa